Proteins encoded together in one Candidatus Neomarinimicrobiota bacterium window:
- a CDS encoding Rdx family protein, producing MPQATSLAAEIETKFDVKSELIASDKGVFEVVVNGENIFSKKQLGRFPENSEILESLDSLN from the coding sequence CTGCCTCAAGCCACCAGTTTGGCGGCTGAAATCGAAACAAAATTTGATGTTAAGAGCGAACTCATAGCTTCCGACAAAGGAGTCTTTGAAGTTGTTGTTAACGGAGAAAATATCTTTTCGAAAAAGCAACTCGGGAGGTTCCCGGAGAATTCAGAAATTCTGGAGAGTTTAGACTCTCTGAACTGA
- a CDS encoding dipeptidase, producing the protein MANNVTELINENELRYLEQLKEFVRIPSVSADPDRKKEVLSCANWVRDELERIGLDNSEVMETDGHPVVYAEWVRDEKKPTALIYGHYDVQPEDPVELWDSPPFEPTVRNGGLYGRGTVDDKGQILLHMKAVEALIQSEGSLPINIKFIIEGEEEIGSPNLVPLIKNNVEKLRADLVLISDSHMFAKGIPSICYGLRGLVYFELTVEGTKSDLHSGTFGGAVINPANALAGIISKLKDEDGRIQIPGIYDDVLDLTDAEREAYEKLPFDDEKYREALGAPALFGEKGYSTLERTWARPTLDVNGIISGYTGEGAKTVIPAKASAKISLRLVPNQDPLKIEELFKSYIDEISPDAVKVTVESLHNGMPYISPTDNPIFDSVREALKKGFGADAVLMREGGSIPVVTDFAEILNTPVILIGFGLPDENAHAPNEWIDLENFQKGILSMAYLYQGLAKDGV; encoded by the coding sequence TTGGCAAACAACGTAACCGAGCTGATAAACGAAAATGAATTACGCTATCTCGAACAACTCAAGGAATTCGTAAGGATTCCGAGCGTAAGTGCGGACCCCGATAGAAAAAAGGAGGTTTTGTCTTGCGCTAACTGGGTAAGGGATGAATTAGAGCGCATCGGGTTGGATAATTCGGAAGTTATGGAGACAGATGGACATCCGGTTGTATATGCAGAGTGGGTCAGAGATGAAAAGAAGCCGACCGCTTTGATATATGGTCATTATGACGTTCAGCCCGAAGACCCGGTGGAGCTTTGGGATTCTCCTCCATTTGAGCCCACAGTGAGAAACGGCGGACTGTACGGGCGGGGAACAGTGGATGATAAGGGTCAGATATTGCTTCACATGAAGGCGGTTGAAGCGCTTATACAAAGCGAGGGATCGCTCCCGATCAATATCAAATTTATCATCGAAGGAGAGGAGGAGATAGGAAGCCCTAATCTCGTCCCACTGATAAAAAATAACGTTGAAAAGCTCCGGGCTGATCTGGTATTGATTTCGGATTCACACATGTTTGCAAAAGGAATACCTTCCATATGCTATGGATTGAGGGGCTTGGTGTATTTTGAATTGACCGTTGAGGGAACAAAGAGCGATCTTCATTCAGGGACGTTCGGCGGGGCGGTTATAAACCCTGCCAATGCGCTTGCCGGGATCATATCAAAATTGAAGGATGAGGACGGCAGGATTCAGATACCCGGAATATATGACGATGTTTTAGATTTGACCGATGCCGAAAGAGAAGCATATGAAAAATTACCATTTGATGATGAGAAATATCGAGAGGCTCTCGGAGCACCGGCACTTTTCGGAGAAAAAGGGTATTCCACGCTTGAAAGAACATGGGCGAGACCTACACTCGACGTTAACGGTATTATATCCGGATATACGGGTGAAGGAGCCAAAACCGTCATCCCGGCAAAAGCGTCCGCAAAAATCAGCCTCCGGTTAGTTCCGAATCAGGACCCGTTAAAAATTGAGGAGTTATTCAAATCATACATTGATGAAATTTCACCGGATGCGGTAAAAGTCACAGTTGAATCTCTGCACAACGGAATGCCTTATATATCCCCTACCGACAATCCGATATTCGACTCGGTCAGAGAAGCCCTGAAAAAGGGGTTTGGGGCTGACGCCGTGTTGATGAGGGAGGGCGGCTCTATCCCTGTCGTCACCGATTTTGCGGAGATTTTGAATACACCTGTCATATTGATCGGTTTCGGGCTTCCTGATGAGAATGCGCACGCTCCAAACGAATGGATCGACCTTGAAAACTTTCAGAAGGGAATTTTGTCTATGGCATATCTGTATCAAGGTTTAGCGAAAGACGGAGTGTAG